The Harmonia axyridis chromosome 3, icHarAxyr1.1, whole genome shotgun sequence nucleotide sequence AAGAATATTGCTACGAAATTTATCAATGTTCATTCTTCCGAATAACGGAAAAGAATGAAGCGTATAGAAATCACCGAGTACTGATCAGGAAAAAGCAACAATAAATAATTTGGACGCTATAGTGGCGAAGAATATCATCTTTGCAGCCTCATTCCAGCATGATGATCGAGTACTTTCACTTCAACTTGTTCGAGACCGTGATTGCATGCAGTGACAACCTTTTGAAATCATGCGCGAAAGTTGAGAGATACTGAAGCATGCAAAAAGCAAGGATCCATTCGCTGAGCGTGCTCATGAAATGCCAGCCCCATCCTGCCTCGTCCTGTTTCCACATGGGGTTGATCGTTTTTGTCGAATTTGCATTACCTGAAAATACCACGAAACAGTTCATCCATTCTATCACTAAATTACCACTCCAATGAATTCTTGAACATGTACAGTGGGCAATTAAAATCGTCTTATTGTGTTTATACCTACTCTGTGCGAAAACCGTCTCTGTTTCCAGGCATTATTTATGATTAATGTTTTCTCTTCTCTCTTCCAGGTCAGAAATTCATTTGGAAGCTTGTTAGATAATTaggtattgtttttttttctattgaactATTGAAAGCGCAAAACTTTAAAGGGTAATGATTTGAGTTTGGCATCTTTTATAATGAGAAaatttgtacagggtggccCAAATCCGTAGATTGTTGGGTTACTCGAtattgaagggttttccaatgagctaggttttattttgaaattaaaatatttcaagagaaatcaatggatgtttatctCATTGTGACAAGGAAGgtatagtaacgggtgttttttttcgaggtatataactttaagttggcattactgtttaagatggcgaccgatttaacaactgtcaagtgatttattctcagtttggtttggcaattcatcatgaatagactacgtatcgcgcactacgtccattagcgatgaagcgcacttctggttgaatggctacgtcaacaaacaaaactgccgcatttggagtgaagctaatcctcaagtgtatgtcgaaacaccgttacatccagaaaaactgactgtttggtgcgctttatgggctggtggaatcattggtccgtacttcttcaaaaacgatgatggcccgaacgttacagtcaatggtgatcggtatagagccatgattactaactttttcattcccgaattgaacaaccatgatgtccaggagctgtggttccaacaagacggcgcaacatgtcacacagctcgtgccacaatcgatttattgaaagacacgtttgttgaccgcctaatttcatgttttggacctgtcaattggcctccaagatcttgtgatttaacaccgctagactactttctgtggggctatgtaaagtcattggtctatgcggataagccacaaacccttgaccatttggaagacaacattcgccgtgtcattgccgatatacggccacaaatgttggaaaaagtcatcgaaaattggacgtccagattggactacatccgagccagccgtggaggtcatatgccagaaatcatatttaaaatgtaatgtcacaagattatcttgcggataaataaaattcatgtcaatcgaataatccatcgttgttttattgcaatttaaaattctatagctctgaaaaaacacccttcattaacGATGGAAGTCGATATCGGCCAAATGGCCGCTACGGTAGCACAATAtccttttcattaaattttccattACCTATTTGCATATTTGTGGCTGTAGGTGCtctataacttcacgaattccatctttgaggtcttgaatcgattgaggaccattggcatagaccttattcATAGCCTATATGGACTCTCTTTTATATTCGATACTTGAATAAAAGAAACTCATgtggtttcaatttttttctcgaaacgaTGCCAAActcaaaaacatttttgaactGATGATTTCTTCTCAATATCGAATAGAATACCAACCTTGATTTTTTCCGACAACACCCGCTATCACTGCAAACAGGAAGacaaatataaaagaaattattgtcCCAGCAGCCAGCACAACCCTTATCCAGTTCAGGGTCTTATTGCCCAAGAGCGGGTATATTTTGAACGAGATATAGCTCTGAAACGAAAGTTAGAAGCTTGGGAAGTCACTTAGTTTTAGAATTAAGGCTCCCACAAACCAACACGATTCATTTGTAGCTGATCTCTTAGAAAAAGGACAATGGGAATATTCAGCGGATATGCCGCGTAAGTGTGTGGGAGCCTTTAGAACAAAATCTTCACCTGTAAACAGATATAGGCGCCTCCAACTCCAAAAGCTAAAAGTGCTCCAATTAGATGGACTACCAGAGCGTTCTTCTCTTGGAAGTTCCCAACTATACTGATGCCGAAGGCCGCCAATAATCCCATGATACAAGTTTTTCCATTCAGTCTCTCGACTACGAAGGGAACTTGATTGTTTTGATGGAGATCTCGCAGCTGCAGATATCGAAAGTAGGCGGAAAACCCAACTGAAAATAGATTAGAGGAATTACAGATCAACTTCTTAATTGGAAACGGTTTTTAGGATTACATATTAATCACTAACTTCAATAGATTATAATGGAAttcaaaattatctttcaacttGGGAAGCATacagataaaaataaataattgggTAGGTACGTTAAGTAAGTGATAATGTTTTTAAGGATATATTCTGATTGAATTGGatttcctaaaacaaaaaactgGCTGATAACAttacatatttaaaatttattacACCTGGCAATAAACACAATAAACACAATAAACA carries:
- the LOC123676396 gene encoding DNA damage-regulated autophagy modulator protein 2, with protein sequence MAFEKLHYLPIAIAVLFPVTFILSYSIAVAHEDVTPLFPYISDTGTFSPESCIFGQLLNLGALLVGFSAYFRYLQLRDLHQNNQVPFVVERLNGKTCIMGLLAAFGISIVGNFQEKNALVVHLIGALLAFGVGGAYICLQSYISFKIYPLLGNKTLNWIRVVLAAGTIISFIFVFLFAVIAGVVGKNQGNANSTKTINPMWKQDEAGWGWHFMSTLSEWILAFCMLQYLSTFAHDFKRLSLHAITVSNKLK